The following are encoded in a window of Acetonema longum DSM 6540 genomic DNA:
- a CDS encoding PTS glucose transporter subunit IIA, translating to MFGIFSRKKAVEFKAPVSGTAMDLTTVPDDVFAQKMVGDGLAFEPSEGVLHAPVDGQVVQVSPTKHAIGLRTKEGLEVLIHIGIDTVDMKGEGFESLVTAGQTVRTGDQLMTFDRELIRQKAKSTMIPMIITNMDHVRKISVTYGPVDLHSAVMNVEAK from the coding sequence ATGTTCGGTATATTCAGCAGAAAGAAAGCAGTTGAGTTTAAGGCGCCGGTCTCCGGAACGGCAATGGATCTTACTACCGTGCCGGATGATGTTTTTGCTCAAAAGATGGTGGGCGATGGTTTGGCTTTTGAACCTTCGGAAGGCGTTCTGCATGCTCCCGTCGATGGTCAGGTAGTCCAGGTGTCCCCCACCAAACATGCCATCGGCCTGCGGACTAAGGAAGGGCTGGAGGTTCTCATTCATATCGGAATCGATACAGTGGACATGAAAGGAGAAGGTTTTGAAAGCTTGGTTACTGCCGGTCAAACCGTGCGCACCGGTGATCAGCTCATGACCTTCGATCGGGAGCTGATTCGCCAAAAAGCCAAATCCACCATGATTCCAATGATTATCACCAATATGGATCATGTCCGGAAAATTTCCGTCACGTATGGCCCGGTGGACTTGCATTCGGCGGTAATGAACGTCGAGGCAAAGTAA
- a CDS encoding chloride channel protein, which translates to MDHRMIGELRHTLGNWRDFRVKLVAQGLCVGFVAGFVVVMFRLALEMAETLREGLYQYLSTAHAAFTVGWFFLLLVIGRLLGLIVKLEPVSGGSGIPQIKGAILGLVRMNWPRVLAAKFIGSVLAIGAGLSVGSEAPSVQMGAVVGQGCSQMLNKAKMEEKYLLTGGASAGLAAVFNTPLAGVIFSLEELQKNFSPDVLMSAIAASLSADWVVRFFYGREPFWDFSDSPFVTMPS; encoded by the coding sequence ATGGATCACCGGATGATTGGTGAACTACGGCATACTTTGGGAAATTGGCGGGATTTTCGGGTGAAACTTGTTGCCCAGGGACTTTGCGTCGGGTTTGTTGCCGGCTTTGTAGTGGTTATGTTCCGGCTGGCATTGGAAATGGCGGAAACCTTGCGCGAGGGGCTTTATCAGTATTTATCCACCGCCCATGCTGCTTTTACGGTTGGCTGGTTCTTTCTGCTGTTGGTGATTGGCCGGCTGCTCGGCCTTATTGTTAAATTGGAACCTGTATCCGGAGGCAGCGGCATTCCTCAGATAAAAGGGGCTATCTTAGGCCTGGTCAGGATGAACTGGCCCCGAGTGCTGGCCGCTAAATTTATCGGTTCAGTTTTAGCCATTGGGGCCGGCCTGTCTGTGGGGAGTGAAGCTCCTTCCGTCCAGATGGGAGCTGTTGTTGGACAGGGGTGCAGCCAGATGCTCAACAAAGCAAAAATGGAAGAGAAATATTTGCTGACCGGCGGCGCAAGTGCCGGGTTGGCAGCCGTCTTTAATACCCCTCTGGCGGGAGTGATTTTTTCCTTAGAAGAGTTACAAAAAAATTTCTCTCCGGATGTTCTGATGTCTGCCATTGCCGCCTCCCTTTCGGCTGATTGGGTGGTTCGTTTTTTTTACGGCCGAGAGCCCTTCTGGGACTTTTCCGATAGCCCTTTCGTTACTATGCCTTCTTAG
- the nagB gene encoding glucosamine-6-phosphate deaminase, translating to MRIIIAKNYEELSKQAANLIASQIFLNPRSVLGLATGSTPLMTYAKLIERYHQDGLDFSQITTFNLDEYVGLPKNDPQSYHYYMRTHFFQAVNLKEQRIHIPDGMAPDLEVECAQYEAAIERAGGIDLQLLGIGNNGHIGFNEPDFSFEATTHVVELDNETIQANSRFFQSPEAVPRRAISMGIKTIMRSRIIVLLASGQNKAAVVAKALYGEITPAVPASILQLHPNVIVVVDQEAAQHLPDRATSY from the coding sequence ATGCGCATCATTATTGCGAAGAATTATGAGGAATTGAGCAAACAGGCAGCTAACCTGATTGCCAGTCAGATTTTTTTAAACCCGCGCAGCGTCTTGGGGCTGGCCACAGGCAGCACTCCCCTGATGACCTATGCCAAGCTGATTGAACGGTATCATCAAGACGGTTTGGACTTTAGCCAAATCACCACCTTTAACCTGGACGAATATGTTGGGCTGCCCAAGAATGATCCCCAAAGTTACCATTACTATATGCGCACCCATTTTTTCCAGGCCGTTAATCTCAAAGAGCAGCGGATTCATATTCCCGATGGCATGGCCCCTGATCTGGAAGTCGAATGCGCCCAATACGAAGCGGCCATTGAACGAGCCGGCGGCATTGATCTGCAGCTCCTAGGAATCGGCAATAACGGGCATATCGGATTCAATGAACCTGATTTTAGCTTTGAAGCCACCACTCATGTAGTTGAATTGGATAACGAAACCATTCAAGCCAATTCCCGGTTTTTTCAAAGTCCGGAGGCAGTTCCCCGCCGCGCGATCAGTATGGGCATTAAAACGATTATGCGTTCCCGGATCATTGTGCTCCTGGCCAGCGGTCAGAATAAAGCAGCCGTAGTTGCCAAAGCTCTGTACGGTGAAATTACTCCGGCGGTTCCTGCGTCTATTTTACAGCTTCACCCCAATGTAATCGTGGTGGTGGATCAGGAAGCCGCGCAGCATCTGCCTGACCGGGCAACCTCATATTGA